Part of the Xenopus tropicalis strain Nigerian chromosome 3, UCB_Xtro_10.0, whole genome shotgun sequence genome, GTTTAATTCAATCCAGACTTTATAGCAGGAACAAACTCTTGAATCATCACAGTCACTGTGTAAACTCCCAGCATAAAAGGAACCATCACTAACAGTAGGGTTTGTTTGATTCTCAATTTCTGAGTCAGGTACCTGAGCTATGGGTAAGAGATGATTGCAGTGCCAGACTTTAAAATACTCCTTAGACCTTTGATGCAGTAGACAAGGATACTAGGTAGTTTATCAGTCACAATATAGAAGTCTGTATTCCAACAACCAGCTAGTTTATGCCGGGCCTCGTTCCAAGGTTTCTCAATAACACTTTGTCTACAGGAACAAGCTCattgtgccatactttgtcttCTATATAGTCTCTTCTTAATTAGTTTTAGAAGCATTTTCCTTATCAAGGTAATAGGCTTTAGGCAACATACTAAGAATGACTAATACTGTCCATACCATCCACTGGCACTCCAAAGTAGCGATCTAATGGTAGTCGTGCTACTCTGCCAAACACGAGGAAGTGTAGAGAATATCTAGTAGTCTCGAGTCGAGTGCAGTTATAAGCATGTAATAGTAATAACATGGCAACTCCAAAATCCAAACAGtaatgttgtccatagcaaccagatatttgcttttgtttaacttgtaggtgagcgttgaaatctaatttctcattggttgctatggacttaAGTGTACCAAGCATGTTTAGCAAGGTGCAGTTGAATCTTTTTGGTTGGGCATCAACTTGAGGAGGATACAATGTAGATCTACTAGTAGCTTTTACAGGGATCGCTTCCTTTTTGTAGCCATCTTGAGAACTGGCAAATGGCACACTTGTTATTGCTGGTCGTCTTGTTTTTTTATGCCATGACCAGTTCTCCCTCTACTTTCTTACAAGTCAAGTGCAGCTTGACCTGTAAGCTACAAGTTATTACCAATACCAGCTAAACTGGAAGttatataattttatgaaaaCCTAAATAAAACATAGATCAAAATCACACATATAAAGTAACAATCCACATCCACTGATAATTAAGGTGGTTACATATCACCTACACACAAAGTTTTGTTTTTAACTAAATTGTTCCCATCTCTATAAATACTACACTTGCACAGCCTTATTGATTGCTCTGGTTTCCTCATCTAGATGTCCTTCTAACTGTTTTCTTATATTCTTCTGATGCCATTTGCAAGTCTTGCTCGTATAGTAATTCTTATGATTTTTAATACTGCAGTATTCTCTCTTGTGCAGTTTTGACTTCTCACTCGACCAGAAGTACCTTCTGAATGGCATGTCTCAGCTGGACATCAGTGGGTCAAATATTCCTTCAGATCTTCTATTGCATGGTGCTTTGTCATTTCCAATTGGGCTAAGTGAAAACAAGCAATGTTTTCTTGGTGCTACATATTATGGCAAAGGACGAGTGGTTGTAGCAACACATGAAAGTTACCTATCCAAACCAGAGCTCAAAACATTAATGCTCAAAGTCATATCTTGGCTAGATATAAACCAGAACAGAAGAATTGGTGTTCACAAGAACCTGGGAAGCTTTGCTGAGCTTTTGAAGGGAGAAAACATCCCCTGTAATGTATCTAGTTTAGTCTCTGATCTAAGTGTTTACTGCTGCAAGTCCTACAGTGATGCAGAAGCAAAGGCCATCCATCAGTTTGTTGCAGAGGGTGGAGGACTTCTTATTGCTGGCCATGCCTGGTATTGGTCCTATCAGAATTCAGACTTGGATGTCCTTACCCACTACCCTGGAAACAAGATATTGAATAAGTTTGGCATTAGCATACTGGATAGAACCATTCCTGAGGGCAATTATAAGGCAATCAATCCAGATAAAACCAATGAACAGTATCACTTTCACAGAGCACTTTGTAATTTGCAAACTGAACTTCAGAGCAGTGCAGAACTGAAACCTCCCTTGAGCACCTGGATGATCAAGCTTAGGCAGGATGTCACCGCTTTTATGAGGCTCCCAGCCAGTCCTATCATCAGCTCCATTCAGAGTCAGTTTGTAGAAATGATGCGAACATGTGATATACCTAAGGTCAGCAAGGCGTGTCCTGTGAGCAGCTGCTCCAAAGAAGCATTAATCTTGTGTTTGGCCCATGAAACCTTTACTGTGAGCCAGGAGTGTGATGAATCAAATAATCTGGAAAAGGGACCTTCAGTCACTGTTGAGATTGATGGCACAAACCCTGGTAATGTATTGTATAGTGAATCACATCATACCACTTTAAAGGGGCACTCCAGCCAaatattatgggtttttttttttgcataatgaaagaaaatttctaagcaacattttaatatacatcaataaaaataatgatttcaTTTACAAACCCTTTTCGCACTACTGGTTCTGAACTTTGAAATAGTGACGCAGAAGCCGGCTTTACTCCAGCCAAGATTCCATTTCCCTGCACAATATATTTGTTCTGTGACATATTTCAGATTTCCTACAGGGTTTCTGAACCAGTTGTGTTCAGTCATTAGACAATATACTTATGGTGTTTTATAGGAAATTATAATGATCAATCAACAGTCAGCCCTGCCTATatcacaaaaataaacaatggcACAATTATATTATGAATAACTACAGAAATAAACTCCTTCTGTTGGAACAGTTGTGACAGGTTACTTTGCTACCTAATTTGTTTATGGAACACACTGAAGTatgatttttctctgtactaGGTAATGATGCCTGGAGAAGCACTGGCCTGTACTTGGCTCCCAGAAAGACAGCAGTTCTTGAGTTTCCTGCGTCAGTTGTGCAGCAAGGTCTTAAGGTAACTAAGGAACAGAGAGAAAATGCTATGGAGCTTAAAGGCACTTGTTAGAAATATGTTTTCACTTTTTACAAGACTATTGAGCCATTTTGACGTATTCACTAAGATTCTAAATTCCACCTCATATGTCCCCTAACATTCACATCAGTATGCCAGCCATTTTTTGTGGCAACATCAAATGTTTactaaatatatatcagttgCACCATTGCAAATATGCTGCACTGAAATACTGCTGGCAAACATACATTGTATAAATATGGCAGCATATTGATCAAATGGCTTAAATAGTTCCAGTTACAGGAAAACACtgcaatttaattaaaaataataagtgTATTTCAtgggccttaagctggccatacacgggccacctatgggtgggcgatatcggggaggcatgtaggcgaattcgatcgtttggccctggggcggtCAATGGGCAATGGGGCAGCCGGTTCGGGGagctaacctggccgattgatatctggccaatttcaggccagatatcggtcggccaggcccctcggttctgcccctacacgggccgataagggaccgatatcggcagcataatgggcccgtgtatggtgACATTTACGCTGACATCTTAAATCTTAGCTCTCTTTTTGTCCAATTTATTTAGTTTTGGTTTTAAGACTGAATATTCAAATATTAGGCTCTTTGAGGACCCTAGGAGTCCTAGATACCCTAGAAATGTGTTCAACCACTTACCTGCACATAAGTGGCAACATAAAACAGACAGAGAAGAGGCTATACATAAAAATTGAAATTGTACAGCATAATAGGCACCTTTGCATTTTGACATGGGTGAAGTGTAATAGCTGCTACATAGAAAGCTATAGTTTACACAAacttaaaaattaacaaaattaacACACACGCATGCCCACACACGCACACTCAAAATGTTGTGTCTTGTGTTAATAACAGGTGCAGGTTGGCTGTCAGGCAGACGATTTGAGCTCTGCAGAAAAGTATTGTCGTGCCCCTGTTGTTGTTCGCAAATGTCATGTTGATAGACAAAAAGTTTCAGTGTCCTGTTTCTGGGGAGGACTTCTATACATCATTGTGAAAGCTAACAGCAATTTGGGTATAATCCCAGTTAAGGTGTATGGAGCAGAACCAGCCCCAGTCTATATAAAAGGTAAGTAAATATACTTTGCCTGTGCAATGTCAGTATTATgtatgatatattatattatgtacatTATATTGGTTTACTGTATATCAAACACAATATAAGCAAAAGAGTGATATCATATTTATCGTGACATCACACGGTGGCGCGTGCTTCTGGAAATAAAATCATGTGCAAATGCACCATTGAAAGCCAAAACATCGGTACCTGCACATGTGCAAATGCTTCTAACCTTTTGCCTACTGCACATGTCTGAATCTGACGTGAACTTTGGGGGATTATTTTATAtggcaaaaaactttctgacacGAAGTGTAAGTATGATGTAATTTTCCCTTTTACCTTGGCCATCCCCATGTCAGCTATATATGGAATTTACCCAAACTTAACCAACGGTATGGAAATATAAGGGTTACCAAGAAATCTCTGAAACTTAAAACATGTACTTATTCCAGAGCAGACAGATTCTGCTCTCATTCTAAATCAGCTTATGCAAGTAAATTAACctacacatacagtacaaaagGAAACTCCTTGAAGGCTGCAGATGAGGGTCCTGTGgatataagggctgtgacacacggggagacaaatcccccttgtcgcgggcgactaatctccccgtaatgccatcccaccagctaaaatgtaaatcgccagtgggatggcatacacggcaccatgatttgccgaagtcacggaagttgtcttgagaggaaacttctgcgacttcggcaaatcgcggcgccgcgtatgccatcccaccggcgatttacattctagccagtgggatggcatttcggagagattagtcgcccatgacaagggagatttgttgcgtagCTACTTTTCATgattactaaaatagacaattgtCTCTAtgtctgttttagcagaggcaattctcagtattgtctatggcagggtattttctggagtttagtagctgtgaaaaagtagctgctactagtagctccatttgtcttcaccctaaaacaaaTTGGACATGATATCCCCTGAAAGTGTAGGGAAAAAACAGGTAGAATTCCTGATACTCAACAAGAGAACAACAAATCTGGAAAGACAAGATGAACTGTTCCACATTTACTTCCTACCTGGTTATGAACAAGTATTGCCAGAATGAGCCGCAGCCTTAATGCAACCTAGAATTAAGTGATCTACAACACAAAGGATCagtattttctttaataatacaCAAAGCACTACAGGGAATGGTTTGGGACATGCAGTAATAAACACagtcttaggggccgattcattaaagtacgaattccGAGTAcgatttgcaacaatttgcattaaatacgaaaatttctgatgtgcgttaattttgcgaaaagtcgtGTAATTGTGGTCCGATCGAAAGTTACAAATTTTTcttatccgaacaatcgtaaacagcgcaaaaaactttctgacttatgcagctccaacctggcccaaggaaagtcatgataccaaaccTTGAATGAatcttttgtacttgttgcgacaatacgattttgtcgcaaagtaccaaaaagtttcgcaaattaacgaaaaaaatcacagaaaatacacagttctataacttagaaaaaaatacaaattttttgtattcggactcaatcatacattgatgaatgtggcTCTTAAAGTACTGAATGGCCTACAACAAAAAAGGGCCCTGCAACCCTTAGTGCTATATTGTATGGAGAATGCTAAACACATTAGCCCCAAAAGGTCAGCCCAGAACCCTATTGGATGTGTATACTGGTTAgagagacgggcattccgtaatacagagctttctggataacgggtttccggataagggatcccatacctgtatacagttacAGAGACCCTAAATGTAAAAGGTTTGCATTAAGACAGCATTGCACAAAATAAACCAACATGGCTCCTAATAACTAGTATGGTTCAACTAGTATGATACACCCAGTATTAACATACTAGTAAAATAATGAGTGACAGCAGTAGCAATGTGTGGCAACTGGAATACCTGAATATATTTCTATCTACAATAGTCTCCATACAAGTAAgatcaa contains:
- the tcaf2 gene encoding TRPM8 channel-associated factor homolog isoform X2; this encodes MKVHEDYHSLVHCIGSLDFSGEAVPCKLLLTGDTAFPVLVTPKKDVLIAAARYGKGKVVVMAHEGYLNMNEFMDFLKNAVSWLRPNSEANIGVQNALHLLADNLSVYGSRVQKTSTLTEGLGVFCTNGYDDSQAQQIISFVREGGGLLIGAQAWHWSYSHREENVLHHFPGNKIISVSGVYFTSDYGEKGKFCVTENIPQTTIYTSFDFSLDQKYLLNGMSQLDISGSNIPSDLLLHGALSFPIGLSENKQCFLGATYYGKGRVVVATHESYLSKPELKTLMLKVISWLDINQNRRIGVHKNLGSFAELLKGENIPCNVSSLVSDLSVYCCKSYSDAEAKAIHQFVAEGGGLLIAGHAWYWSYQNSDLDVLTHYPGNKILNKFGISILDRTIPEGNYKAINPDKTNEQYHFHRALCNLQTELQSSAELKPPLSTWMIKLRQDVTAFMRLPASPIISSIQSQFVEMMRTCDIPKVSKACPVSSCSKEALILCLAHETFTVSQECDESNNLEKGPSVTVEIDGTNPGNDAWRSTGLYLAPRKTAVLEFPASVVQQGLKVQVGCQADDLSSAEKYCRAPVVVRKCHVDRQKVSVSCFWGGLLYIIVKANSNLGIIPVKVYGAEPAPVYIKGWMHAGYPIMCHLESAKELTDLNVMQTVGIWGPIHELGHNQQKINWEFPPHTTEATCNLWSVYVHETVLGIPRNKAHGSLQPETRACYIQEYVKNGSNLEQWDVWTALETYLQLQEGFGWEPFKRLFKDYQSMSGISNDNKSKMNLWAEKFSEAVQTNLIPFFEAWGWPIEEATRIKLSALPVWEKDPMKPYLSAIKS